A region of the Deltaproteobacteria bacterium genome:
TCTCGGCTATCTCATCGGCTTTGTTACCTGTTTTTCACCGTTTCTTCTCGGCCTTTTCTGGGGATGGCTGTTTCGCCGCTTCGATACTCTCTGGCCGGGTATCATATCGCATCTCGCGGTCAATATTGCAATGTTTGTGATAGCAACTCTAGCTCGAACATAAACCCTTTGTTTTCATTACAGAAAAAACATTTTCCAGCTTATCAACGCCAATAAAAATGCCCCCCCCGAAAGGATATACGGAGCGATCTTTTTTAACATTTTCCCGAGCGCAACAGGAGCTGCATCCCCTGAATCGGTTAAATAGGGATAGAGTCGCGTTCCGACTGCCCAGGCCAAAAAAGCCCAGACCATTCCGGCCAAAGCATCAGCAACAATGTGCATCTTCACGAACAATGTCGAAAATGTTGCTGCTACTGTTAAAGAAAGTATCAACATATCGCCTATCCCCTTCAAACGCTGCCCGCGGCACATGAGATAGAACAGCCAAACGAAGGCCACGTGCATGCTCGGGAAGTTGTTTGCCCCTGCTGGATACGCGCCATATTGAATCGAAAGGAAACGCTCTGCAATCGATTGGCCGAGTTCCGGTTTGTAAAATGCTGTTGGAAACATCACGTATACAAAAAAGGCTGAAACATTTGCGATTATAAAGCTGAGAAGCATTCGATTCACGCGATGCCAATCAACCATAATGAAGAGAGAAAAGAAGGGAAGGATAAAACAAAAATCGTAGAGCCAGACAAATCCGGGAATCACGGGAATCTGTCTGTCAAGCCGGGATGTCAGATCGCGTGAAAGGAGATTCGAGGCAGAGATATTCACAGAAGTAAACGCCAGCAACCAGATGATATACACGAGGAGGATGATAACCAGGTAAAACCGCCATTCTCGAATCTTCTGATCTTCCCTGTTTTTCACAGGCAGAGCCGTCCTCATCTCTCAGCATACCGCATGACCTTTGTTTTGCTCCCCGATCCAAACCAGCGATAATCAATCCCGGTAAGCAAACAACCGGGATTTAGTCACCCATTCTTGAAATCCGGCCCGGGAAAGGAGACGGTCACCTTTAACAGTGGGCGAAATCATTCATGCAGGACTGCAGCAACTCCTCGAAACGAGCCCACTTGAACCGAAAAGAGGTTTCGAGGAGCTTTTTCGACGAGTAGGTGATGAAAAACTCAGGACGCCAAACGGTGAAGCCCAATCTTCCAGCCGACCGTGACAGCAGATGGGTTATCGAGGGGAGTTTCTGCATCAATACCGAGACATTCCCAAGAAGCTTCGCACGGCCGAGTGGATACCCCGATCGATTGAGGACTCTCAGGTATGCCTCGAAGGCTTCATCGAAGGAAATAGGATTATCCACTACAACATTAAATACCTGTCCCTCGCATCCTTCGCGATGCATCAGGTGCGCTGCTGCTTCGGAAACATCTTCCACGTGGGCATAGCTGAACTTCCTGTCCTTCACGGCCCGTGCAAGAAGGAAGCTCGAGAAAGCAGCACTTCGAAGTGCTACCCCCACAGGAGTGTGTTCGCCAGGGCCAAATAAACCAACCGGTCGAATAATGATGGTTGGCAGGCCCGACTTTTCCGCAACCTCAAGGGCTATGGATTCTCCAGCGAGCTTCGAACGGCCGTAAGGCTCTACTGCCTTGGGCCTCACATCTTCAGTGATCGGTTGGTCAGAGCTCGCGAGTAAACCGTAAACCGCAGCGCTGCTGCAGTAAAGTGCAGCACTAACCCCAGATGCAGCAGCGCACTCCCACACTTTCCGCGTCCCCTCCTCATTGACCCGGAACAGATCATCCCCTGAGGCCATTGCGTCCACTAATGCAGCAAAATGATAGACCGAGTCAACGTCTTTCATTGCTCTTACGAGGGACTGCCTGTCGAGAATATCTATGGTAATCGTTTCCACATCGTGGAAGCCGGCAAAATACCTAGCGTGAGCCGTTCGACGAATCCCCGCTTTTACCCGAAATCCTCTTTTTCGCAGCGATTCAATCATCCACCTCCCTACAAATCCCGATGCCCCCGTAACCAATGCTACCCGGCGCATAGCGGCT
Encoded here:
- a CDS encoding NAD-dependent epimerase/dehydratase family protein, translating into MIESLRKRGFRVKAGIRRTAHARYFAGFHDVETITIDILDRQSLVRAMKDVDSVYHFAALVDAMASGDDLFRVNEEGTRKVWECAAASGVSAALYCSSAAVYGLLASSDQPITEDVRPKAVEPYGRSKLAGESIALEVAEKSGLPTIIIRPVGLFGPGEHTPVGVALRSAAFSSFLLARAVKDRKFSYAHVEDVSEAAAHLMHREGCEGQVFNVVVDNPISFDEAFEAYLRVLNRSGYPLGRAKLLGNVSVLMQKLPSITHLLSRSAGRLGFTVWRPEFFITYSSKKLLETSFRFKWARFEELLQSCMNDFAHC